The DNA region gatattccacacagatttaactaaattggccaagtaatgtgaagtaatcttctactacttattcgagaggcttttgataaacgacattcttagtttttccttcaggtgcaaagacgaacagatttttggctgttccaactcttgaacaggccacataaagttgaccatgagaaaagcatggagattgtaaatcgattcaaactactttcaaggactgtccctgagccttgttgatggacatagcaaatgccagtcgaacaggaaactggaggcgtttaaaatcaaaaggcaaatcaggtggaatgagaggaattgttggaatgaaaacatcttctcctgtggcacatcctgtcaaaatggttgcctcaattacatgtggaaacaggttcttaatcaagagtcttgttccattacacagctttgttggtggatccaaatttctcaatagcagaataggtgctccaggttttagaaagatgttgtgaggaggaagtccttgtggctccaaggaattgaggatctcagttggataaaataatgcttgagcagggtctattactgtatccactgacttgtaggttgtgcacacacctggaaggagatttagaatttgaagattgatcttgttgacgctgtccTGTTTatgagctagaatagccctttcacacggccagccagaatttttgaagtggagttgaatgtttggaaaaacatttgctttcaactcctcaatggaagtcaccatgcaacaaaagttgcttgggaaggtgatctgtccagtggttgagccaattgagtggtaaacctgtccttgaactttaaatgtcggcataaatcctgttgtaaacatttcttttgttgcaccaaatgatgtcatttggaagcaggagttgtacttcctgatgttgtccaagaaatgctttgatattgtactgttacctgtcatcagagactttaggcgatctggtggtgacaggagaggtggaagttttatcttgccatttgcacagcataaacctggtggttcatctttccatttcagggcactgcagtacatgcagaccacatccatttttcctatctgaactttaggattatgctgatagtttatgtctgactggtaacaaaaggcagcatgtttcaaatctccaaccatttcctgtgccctggtggaagaaatagcaattctcttagcggcaagtcggccttctctctgctcagatgactcattggcccttgaggaagcagctcttctcttatctgcaagcctcacttccctctcctcagaaagttcattggctcttgaggaagcagttcttgttctcttgcctgcaagcctcgcttccctctcctcagaaagttcattggcccttgaggaagcagttcttgttttcatgtctgcaagcctcacttccctctcctcagaaagttcattggcacttgaggaagcagctcttgttttcatgtctgcaagcctcacttccctctcctcagaaagttcattggcccttgaggaagcagctcttgttttcatgtctgcaagcctcacttccctctcctcagaaagttcattggctcttgaggaagcagctcttgttctcttatcTGCatgcctcgcttccctctgctcagaaagttaattggctcttgaggaagcaggtgCTGTTCtcttgtgtgtcagccttgtttcacggtcttcacatttttcattggcccgtaatgcagcttttcttttcgcatcagctgacattcatgccatggaattcctttgcttatgaggcattattgtggtaaaaatagtctgtaactggcagtttctatatcctctcacatagaggtaatgtgactgacatcaacctttccaccaacacaccctaactgacatgctattacctcacacaagttttgttatactgagaatgtcctttgttgcctatattaaccaatcagagctcagattaattaactgtagcaaaatagaagctgagctgtgattggttgctattgtcagcctgataaatccccagccaacaggaagccctcccccctggcagtatatattagctcacgcatacacataatagacaggtcatgtgactgacagctgccggattcctatatggtacatttgttgctcttgtagtttgtctgcttattaatcagatttttatttttgaaggataataccagacttgtgtgtgttttagggcgagtttcgtgtgtcaagttgtgtgtgttgagttgcgtgtggcgacatgcatgtagcgacttttgtgagatgagttttgtgtggcgacatgcgtgtagcatctttttgtgtgtcgagttgcatgtgacaggttagtgtagcaagttgtgtgcagcaagttttgcgcatggcgagttttgcgcatggcgagttttatgtgtggtgccttttgagtatgtgcaacttttctgtgaggcaacttttgcatgtgttgcaacttttgtgcatgtggcaatttttccacgtgtgcaagttttgcgtgtggcgagttttccatgaggtgagttttgcacgtgtggcgagttttgcatgtgacgagttttgcgcgtggcgagttttgagctgcgacttttgtgtttcgacttttatgtggcgaggtcggtatatgtgtggtgaaatgtgcgctgagggtggtatatgtgttcgagcacgtggtagtgtgtggcgcattttgtgtgtgtgttcatatccccgtgtgtggtgagtatcccatgtcggggccccaccttagcaactgtacggtatatactctttggcgccatcgctctcattctttaagtccccctcgttcacatctggcagctgtcaattcgcctccaacacttttcctttcactttttccccattatgtagataggggcaaaattgtttggtgaattggaaagcgcggggttaaaatttcacctcacagcatagcctatgacgctctcggggtccagacgtgtgactgtgcaaaattttgtggctgtagctgcgacggtgcagatgccaatcccggacatacacacatacacacacacatacatacatacacacacacacacatacacagctttatatattagatatatatacttACTTGTGATGGGAATGCCGTAGATTGGTGGCACAGCCTCTAGATATGGGTGGTCTATATGGCCCCTCCATGTGCTGCTGGACTGATCTCTTCCTCGATGTCCCTCGGCCAGTGTGAGGCCATTTTTCTATTCTTAGCCGGAGCTTGATTGCAATTAGCAGGATCGCTCGTCAGTGTGAATCATCCGCGTGGTGTTACAGCGCGGGGACAGCGGTGTGCGGGGATCGTCACCATCGGGGCTGGATTTATAATCTGTAAAGTTCCATTTTTGTTTCAATAATTGTGTCCAGTGTGGAACGTTCTGAAACTTTACAAACCACTTCATTAGGGGTCAAAAGATATACTAGGCCTAGATAATTGGCACTCCCAAATATCAATATAACCTATAATTTTCCACGGAAGTAAACGCCAAAAAGGTATGAAAAATCTGTATAAATTTTATTTCAGCCACAAATTACATAACACATAAAATCAATGTATATAAAAGGAGTACAGACATAAAAATGCAAACACAATGCATGTATCAAATGAAAACAATGGGTCAAAGAGGCGAAGGTAAAGTTACCAATATGGGTACCTATACTCAGAGGTATTAATAATTTAAACTATTTGTAGTAAATTACATCAAATTGCTAATTTAACATTCCAATGAATAAACTACCTTTAAAAAGGTCCCAATATATTAATTACTACGCCTCCTATATAAATTCCTCACTCAATATGTAGTATGATATATATCCCATTAGAATACATTTCAGCAGAACTATAATAAATTTATACACAATGTGCCAGCcataaaaaatgtatatttatgCACCAGTGTGCTTGCTATGTACCATAAACCTAAAGATATCCTGCAAAAGGTGTATGGATTATCCAATGAATGAAgatatatacaaaaatatccaaGATTAAAGTGCCAAGTGCTTAATTAGGTACACTAATGAAAGGGTTCAGCTATATGGCATACTAGCACACACGAAAGCATAAGAAAGGCTGAAAAATAGTAAGATACATGACCTGTGTGAGCAGACTGGGCTCAAGGGGCTCATAGATGAACCCTTTCATTAGTGTACCTAATTAAGCACTTGGCACTTTAATCTTGGATTTTTATGTACTTACCTTCATTTACCTGCAGCCACTATTTAATGGCACATAATTAGCACATTGGTGCAAAGTATGCCAAAGAACTAATATTTGTTCACTTTTATTAAGCACTTGACACTTTAATCctggatatttttgtatatatcTTCATTCACTTGGATAATCAATACACCTTTTGCAGGATATCTTTAGGTTTATGGTACATAGCAAGCACACTGGTGtataaatatacattttttatgGCTGTCACATTGTTTATAAATTTATTATAGTTCTGCTGAAATGTATTCTAATGGGATATATATCATATTGAGTGAGAAATGTATATAGGAGGCGTAGTAATTAATATATTGGGACCTTTTTAAGGTAGTTTATTTATAGATACTCATAAATTCATTGGAATGTTAAATTAGCAATTAGCAATCGTTTAAATTATTAATACCTCTGAGTATAGGTACCCATACTGGTTACTTTACCTTCGCCTCTTTGACCCATTGTTTTCATTTGATACATGCattgtgtttgcattttttgtgtctGTACTCCTTTTATACACATTGATTTTAGATGTTATGTAATTTGTGGTTGAAATAAAATGTATATAGATTTTTCATCATTCATTAGGAGATTTATCTTCATTCTGTGGCTTTTCTCCAGTCTGTTTCCAGCATAGATATGAttaggagtacagatgatggcagtgatgggtcggcAGCGTCCGTCTTCTCTGAGCTCTGCGTATCAGGACAATCATCTGCAGCAGCTTCTCCCCAGAGTTGGTGAGACACGGACCctctcactgccatcatctgtactcctacTGAGTACCATCTGATATAAATGCGGCTGAATCCAGCAAATCATCCGGGAAAAAGCTGCTTATGTGAAATctttttacaggaatgaagacttttttttaaataaacttattTGAAAAGTTTCGCAACTTTCCATGCTGGATACAATtattaaaaagtaaaataaaagtttAAGTAACTCATTAAGCGCAGAATATTTGCCGCCGTGGACACTGCCCATTGTATTGGCCACACCTTATGGGAATTCCTTTTTTACCTAATTTACATATTGTACCCAGAGTGCACCTGTAGACCCAGCGGGGTGCGGCGCCCCTCTCTGAAGTCTGCAGTCTCAGAGCTTTATGCTTTTGTtacgttcctcctcctcttcacacgAGTCACCCACGTCCCCTGTGTAGTCATTCACACCCCGACCAGAACCCCAAATTTATTAAGGTCCCTAAATGAATTCAGACTGCAGCATATTTACATCCTGGTGTCACTTTCGTCGTCACTTTGTTATTGTTTTGTGCTATTCATTGATTGTTTGGAAAGAACACGCGCCGGACCCCATGATGGGACCTGTGCCTTTCATCAAAGTGAAAACGTATGGCCCAAATTGTGGTGGTAGAAAATTGGCCCCTTTTTTGCATTTATTTCTGGGCCCCTCGTACTTCCTTTATAGTGGCCCTGCTTGtttgtcagctttgctgtgtagacttgGACATGATGAGCAGAATCATCTCATTATCAATAGATGAAGGTCGGGTAGTACTTCTGGTGGTCGAGATAAGACAATACTAACAACATACACTatacccccatataatgctctgtatACAGCTCCTCTGACGCTCCCTGGTCTCTGGAGGGGGAGCTGTACTCATTACCTAATGGAGACTGTATTACCCTATGGGCACTGTTCTGCCCCGTGACTCCCATTCATTGCGGCTGCCATAAAGCGCACGGCTCGTTGCACATGTAGGTGGAGTGATACTTTGCAACAGTCCAGATTTTGCCAGAACAATCGTAGTTGCAGAAAGGATGGGGTTTTGCAAATCCACTGGCAGAAGTGCACATTTCGCCGCATTTCTGGCTGTTTTTGGAGGCATCCTTCAGAgcagtgcttaaagggaacctgaaaaataattcatgctgcccaaattgTGGACAGCGTGATCCAGATCCTGGATTGCAGATGTGTTTCTCTGTGAAACGCTCATCAGGCAGGGACTATAGACGGAGACCAGACTGGCCCGGCATCGCCCCGGCTGGCTCTTATCAGGGGTCTCTATCTAGAACGACCTGTCAATCATTTGCTGCAGCACTGGCAGATGCCGGGCGGATCTTTCGAGTTTTCGGAGCGTCCGTGCCACCAAGCTGCAATTCATGCTATTGCTGGAtcgcctgacaggttccctttaaatatcccaAATTTTACATTATAAATGTTTTCATTTTTGAGAAATAATATTTCCGTTGTGCCGAAGCTTAAATTCATCGCTATCTCAAAAGCTTGAGTGTCTGAAGCAGCTGGGCATCTCCATGACAGCAGGTAGATGCTGCGGATGCGGGCGGTCCGGGGTAGTCAGACCTCTGCAGGCAGCTTTGTGTCCCCCCATGGGGGGTGCATTGATCGTATTGAGCTGTGCCGGTTGTGTTACAATTACATAAGGAGCCGCTATTGTTGGGTTTCTCGGCTCCGGCGCGGCAGGTACAATACAATTTCTTCTGTGTCGCCGTCGTACAGAGACTTCGTAATTACCTCTTGAACAGCTCCTCTTTGTAACGTGTCCGACGGTTCCTTTCTTCGGCCTTTCACGGTTGTTGGTGGAGAGGATTTTGCAGGATGCACAATATATAGGAAGTCTACGAACCGGCCCCTGTGGTTTCTGCCTGAAATATGTGCACGTCTATATTCTTCCCTTTTTTCTTGTTAGAAAAAAAAGGGCTTAAAGGAATTGTACTAGATTAGAAAAAACATGCCTGCCTTCTTCCAAAAAACAGATTCGCTTCAATTGATTGGAGCTGTAATACCAGACCTGAACAGGTGTGGCGCTCTTTCTAGAAGAAAGTGAGCATGCTTTTCTACTTATGTGAAGGGTTATTCTCACATGTGCCAAGAAAGTGCCAACCTACTGATTACCAGTGGCCAACTCACCACGAATGGCGGGGGTACAGAGATGCCCATTGAGTAGATAAGAACTGGACACCACCTTAGATATGCCATACATATACAAGATGGCAGAGATCGAAATGGAAGCCTGGAATTCATATTTTCTTTCCTATACAATCTCTGTGACATAGGAAGTGAAGACAGAGGAAAGGAgaggacgggaggaggaggagggggatgcagctgcagtaaatagctggtggtcgcacatgctcagtacctcCGTTCTCATGTCATTGTGGCAATGTCTTCTGGTTGGAAAGGGACATTTGTGCCCATGTGGATAGCAAAGTCCAAGTGCATCTGCCACCTCTGTTCTCCCTAAAGAGTTGAGTTTCTGGAATTCCCTCTGTGTTCTTTTTGATATTTTTACGTCTCTTTCAGCCCATACATAATTATTTTTTTGTAACTGCTACATAGAAAACATCATGACGTTTAGTAAACCACCCGAGACAGCGATGATGTGAAGCTCGGGGAACTCATGAATAATTCATTCCACTTTGTAGCAAGAAGTCATCAATTTTAATTTAATAGACCCAAAAAATTCCCAGAGGCTCCAAAATATGAAACTTCTTTaatgtttggtattttttttataaagaaaattACACTTGTTATAACTGAAGCGAGATGTGTTTGTTATAAGGAAGATTTCTCAAATGTTCTTCTGTTTTCCCCCCTAAAGGTGGAAAAAAATGAGGAGGGCGACCAAAAAATCGAACAAGATGCAAACAAGCCAGAGGACAAAGCTCATAAAGCAGCGACCAAAATCCAGGCCAGCTTCCGCGGACATATAATCCGGAAAAAACTCAAGGGAGATAAAAAAGGAGATGAGAACAGCGGAGAACCCATGGAGAACCACAAAGAAGATGCCAAGGAAGACGCCAACAAGACAGAAAATGAGACCCGAAAGACAGAGGAACCCACCAGTGATGGACCCTTGTCTGAAGATAATAAGAAAAAAGTAGATAGTTCTTCAGAAGGTAAAAAGCAAGAGGCGGCTTCAGAGGAAGAGgccaaaaatacagaaaaaccttctaATGAAGTCAAGAAAACAGAGCCAGAAGTAAAGGGCACAAGTGAGAACTCCTCGGGTCAAGACGCCAACCAAGCAAAGGATGAGTGCAAACAAGCCAATGTGCCTGCTGCCAGCCCAGAAGCTTCCCCGGCAAAAGAGCAAGCCAAACAAGACACAGCGGACAGCAGTCAAGACGACAACAAGAAGGGAGGTAAGGAGCAGTGGAGGCTGAGCAGCTGGAACACTTTTGTATCTATTGTATTAAAAAATTACTTATTGGTTCTGCAGATTAACATGGAAAACCACACGGGGCCTCTCAGCCAGTCAGAATCTCTGACGTGGATCCTCCATGACTCCTCAGAGGCGGGCCTCACAGATTGTATCACATGATCTTTACaacagctgctgattggctgacaGGGCTCATACATGTTTCCCAAGTTCCCATTTGTCAGACCTAAATCTCACCAATTATTTCTTGTAAAACTCCCAGGAATCTGCAATTTGGGTCTCGTTTGGATGAATCAATTGAGATCAAATTAATTGTacaatcctttaaaa from Ranitomeya variabilis isolate aRanVar5 chromosome 3, aRanVar5.hap1, whole genome shotgun sequence includes:
- the GAP43 gene encoding neuromodulin; its protein translation is MLCCMRRTKQVEKNEEGDQKIEQDANKPEDKAHKAATKIQASFRGHIIRKKLKGDKKGDENSGEPMENHKEDAKEDANKTENETRKTEEPTSDGPLSEDNKKKVDSSSEGKKQEAASEEEAKNTEKPSNEVKKTEPEVKGTSENSSGQDANQAKDECKQANVPAASPEASPAKEQAKQDTADSSQDDNKKGDDVEGTKPSESAQQEEAASEEPKVDQENA